One part of the Thermococcus litoralis DSM 5473 genome encodes these proteins:
- a CDS encoding metallophosphoesterase family protein: MKIAHISDTHITSGEAYKGYAFDLIANEVNTLDYDMVIHTGDVTNEGLREEYERASYELKKIQKPLIVVPGNHDARNVGYELFEKYIGPLNGVYEKDDLVIIWVDSTIPDLSDGRIGGYKFHWLKERLEEYSHKKFKIVASHHHLVPLPDTGRERNVLFNAGDVLDLLLKHDVNLYICGHKHVPNIYKVEGLVVANAGCTSCRKTRKGDVNSYNIIKIKEDGKISVSIKRVTGDITRREFKIKKQRIFVPKKRRLLRIVQMSESNVSDRVYFRERVLKNAIKAINEKYKPDLVIHCGDMVDVGTERYYAKAYEFWEKIKPEKIIVPGHNDITYLGYDLFKEYFGEPKILEMENFAFIPIISAQYETPIGVVGRIGQKILRKHLQEHEEKFRAVIMHHNIIPIPKSREIGFLEDGGNVLKILTDEKANLVLTGHGGNTLGIKVEETPIINAGSISWELHRNPFGNSFNLIDIYEDMIAAFEIQATWGSRKLLGIWKIKTKVPWA; the protein is encoded by the coding sequence ATGAAAATAGCCCACATAAGTGACACCCACATAACCAGCGGAGAAGCCTACAAAGGATATGCCTTCGATCTAATAGCCAACGAAGTCAACACACTAGACTATGACATGGTTATTCACACGGGAGATGTGACAAACGAGGGATTGAGGGAAGAATACGAGAGGGCAAGTTATGAACTAAAAAAGATTCAGAAGCCTTTAATAGTCGTTCCTGGAAATCACGATGCAAGAAACGTCGGTTATGAACTCTTTGAGAAGTACATAGGGCCACTAAATGGGGTTTACGAAAAAGACGACCTCGTTATAATATGGGTAGATTCTACGATCCCTGACTTAAGTGATGGGAGAATAGGGGGCTACAAATTCCACTGGCTCAAAGAAAGGCTTGAGGAGTATTCCCACAAAAAATTCAAGATAGTTGCTTCCCACCACCATCTAGTCCCTCTACCGGACACGGGGAGGGAAAGGAACGTTTTATTCAATGCCGGCGACGTGTTGGACTTACTTTTAAAGCACGATGTTAACCTTTACATCTGCGGGCACAAGCACGTGCCCAATATCTACAAAGTTGAGGGGCTTGTTGTGGCAAATGCCGGCTGTACCTCATGCAGAAAGACCAGAAAAGGTGACGTAAACAGCTACAACATAATCAAAATCAAAGAAGATGGAAAAATCTCGGTAAGTATAAAGCGGGTAACAGGAGATATCACAAGAAGAGAGTTTAAAATCAAAAAGCAAAGGATTTTTGTTCCAAAGAAGAGAAGATTGCTAAGAATCGTCCAGATGAGCGAGAGCAATGTTTCAGATAGGGTTTATTTCAGAGAGAGAGTTTTGAAAAACGCAATTAAGGCTATCAACGAGAAGTACAAACCAGATTTAGTCATACACTGCGGAGACATGGTGGATGTCGGAACCGAGAGGTACTATGCAAAAGCTTACGAATTCTGGGAAAAGATCAAGCCAGAGAAGATTATAGTGCCCGGTCACAACGACATTACCTATCTCGGCTACGACCTCTTCAAAGAGTATTTTGGGGAGCCAAAAATTCTGGAAATGGAGAATTTTGCATTCATTCCAATAATTTCAGCCCAATATGAGACTCCTATAGGAGTGGTTGGGAGAATAGGCCAGAAAATTTTGAGAAAACATCTACAGGAACATGAAGAAAAGTTCAGAGCTGTAATAATGCACCACAACATAATTCCAATACCTAAAAGCAGAGAGATAGGATTTTTAGAAGATGGGGGCAATGTTTTGAAGATATTAACAGATGAAAAAGCAAATTTAGTTTTAACGGGTCACGGTGGCAACACATTGGGAATAAAAGTCGAAGAAACACCAATAATAAACGCAGGGTCAATAAGCTGGGAGCTCCACAGAAATCCCTTTGGAAACTCCTTCAACTTAATAGACATCTATGAAGATATGATAGCAGCATTTGAAATACAGGCAACCTGGGGATCAAGAAAACTCCTAGGAATATGGAAAATAAAAACAAAAGTGCCATGGGCTTAG
- a CDS encoding 2-phosphoglycerate kinase codes for MIIVVDPEKKTKIPFSRGILTRSITSTGVDVGIAYSIAAEIVKELERKKVKVITKDEIRKMAYKKLLDHGLKDAARKYLFWHELRRLKYPMIILLGGATGVGKSTLATELAFRLGIRTVIGTDTVREVMRKIISKELLPAIHTSSFLAWRELRNLPKDVDPLIYGFESQVRYVTVGINAVVERSYKEGFNTIIEGIHLVPGYVSLNDRSFMYLITVKNSEALEARFYERARYSLRPAEYYVKNIDNIMHIQEYLIEKAKEYGIPIIENIELEQSINSIMNNLMEEIPKRLKERGIELSI; via the coding sequence ATGATAATCGTCGTTGACCCCGAGAAGAAAACCAAAATACCCTTTTCACGAGGAATCTTAACTAGATCAATAACTTCTACCGGCGTTGACGTTGGGATAGCCTATTCAATAGCGGCAGAGATAGTAAAGGAACTTGAGAGAAAAAAGGTAAAGGTAATCACCAAGGACGAAATTCGAAAGATGGCCTATAAGAAGCTCTTGGATCATGGGCTGAAAGATGCCGCTAGGAAGTATCTTTTCTGGCATGAACTTAGAAGGCTGAAGTATCCGATGATAATCCTCCTCGGAGGAGCAACTGGAGTTGGAAAGTCTACGCTGGCAACGGAGTTAGCCTTTAGACTTGGGATAAGGACTGTAATAGGAACTGACACCGTTAGAGAGGTAATGAGGAAAATAATAAGCAAAGAGCTCCTACCAGCAATCCACACTTCCTCGTTTTTGGCATGGAGAGAGCTCAGAAACTTGCCAAAAGACGTGGATCCTTTAATATACGGATTTGAGAGTCAAGTTCGGTATGTAACCGTAGGAATTAACGCAGTTGTAGAGCGTTCATACAAGGAGGGTTTCAACACGATAATAGAGGGAATTCACCTAGTTCCAGGCTATGTGAGCCTAAACGACAGGAGTTTTATGTATCTGATAACTGTAAAAAACAGTGAAGCACTTGAAGCAAGGTTTTACGAAAGAGCCCGTTACAGCCTCAGGCCAGCGGAATACTACGTGAAGAATATCGATAACATAATGCACATCCAAGAGTATTTAATTGAAAAAGCGAAAGAATACGGGATTCCGATTATAGAGAACATCGAACTTGAGCAGTCTATAAATTCCATAATGAACAATCTCATGGAGGAAATACCAAAGCGGCTTAAGGAGAGGGGTATTGAGCTTTCAATTTAA
- a CDS encoding CBS domain-containing protein, with the protein MDENAPIKVYMTKKLIGVRPEDTVQEACKVMVDFDIGSLVVIDEKDNVVGFFTKSDIIRRVIVPGLPYTTPVKEIMTKDLITVDTNTPLKEVLKIMAAKRIKHILVREEGKVVGIFTLSDLLEASRRKLETSIAAE; encoded by the coding sequence ATGGATGAAAACGCTCCTATCAAAGTTTATATGACGAAGAAGCTTATAGGGGTAAGGCCAGAAGACACTGTCCAAGAGGCGTGCAAAGTGATGGTTGATTTTGACATCGGCTCTCTGGTGGTTATTGATGAAAAAGACAACGTTGTGGGTTTCTTTACAAAAAGTGATATTATTAGGAGGGTAATCGTCCCAGGCTTGCCCTATACAACTCCCGTAAAGGAGATAATGACAAAAGACCTCATTACCGTAGACACGAACACACCGCTAAAGGAAGTGCTGAAGATTATGGCTGCAAAGAGGATAAAGCACATATTGGTGAGGGAAGAAGGAAAAGTCGTCGGGATTTTTACACTGAGTGATTTGCTCGAGGCAAGTAGGAGAAAGCTCGAAACTTCAATAGCAGCGGAGTGA
- a CDS encoding magnesium transporter — protein MKSLQVVLGRELSEKFREALIAVPALIVCLLMDFFAGAFLGRFFEKIMLSYPVIFVILPGLMGLRGNIFGAMASRFTTMLHLGEMEPKLRDKNVLKNIFLSILLSLLPVIVLWIVGVLKVGNAISGMIVLLIVLTSTIFVSLIMGYATALATVLPFKKGIDPDTVAAPLVTSAGDLVTMPFLVFFILLYEDIPHVFGSLVVLAFLLLLAMFIKTKFESEEKRMIREILGIIGALALLSSISGGLLESYSEIIYASVVFSVMYPAILGTAGNYGSIIGAKTSTKLHLGEIEGFLNRDSILDIFVYFVTSFFIAVLMNLVAIGVVKLSLGKSIGLVFPFIFLYPFLVLFNMFIGYFLAIVFDRLGLDPDNATVPTITTLADIFSTLFTVGVAHLIV, from the coding sequence ATGAAAAGCCTCCAAGTAGTTCTTGGAAGGGAGCTTTCAGAGAAATTCAGAGAAGCATTGATAGCAGTTCCAGCGCTAATAGTTTGTCTTCTTATGGACTTCTTTGCCGGAGCGTTCTTGGGTAGATTTTTTGAAAAGATTATGCTGAGTTACCCGGTCATATTCGTGATTCTCCCGGGACTTATGGGGTTGAGAGGCAACATTTTTGGGGCAATGGCTTCTCGCTTTACTACAATGCTCCATCTAGGTGAGATGGAGCCAAAGCTGAGAGATAAAAATGTTTTGAAAAACATTTTCTTGAGCATTCTCCTATCTCTCCTCCCTGTTATTGTGCTCTGGATTGTGGGAGTTCTTAAAGTGGGAAACGCCATATCCGGAATGATTGTGCTTTTAATAGTGCTAACTTCGACTATTTTCGTAAGCTTGATAATGGGTTATGCAACAGCACTTGCCACCGTATTGCCCTTCAAGAAGGGCATTGATCCAGACACCGTGGCGGCACCTTTGGTAACTTCCGCTGGAGATCTCGTCACAATGCCTTTTCTGGTCTTCTTTATTCTCCTTTATGAAGATATTCCCCATGTCTTCGGTAGCTTAGTAGTTTTGGCGTTTTTGCTTTTGCTAGCTATGTTCATCAAAACAAAATTTGAAAGCGAAGAGAAGCGCATGATTAGAGAAATTCTAGGAATTATTGGGGCTTTAGCATTGTTGTCAAGCATTTCGGGAGGACTGCTCGAATCTTACAGCGAAATTATTTATGCTTCTGTTGTGTTCAGCGTCATGTACCCTGCAATACTTGGCACTGCTGGAAACTATGGATCAATTATTGGAGCAAAAACCTCAACGAAGCTTCATCTTGGGGAAATCGAGGGCTTTCTTAACCGGGATTCCATACTAGATATTTTTGTGTACTTTGTGACGAGTTTTTTCATAGCAGTCCTAATGAACTTAGTGGCAATAGGTGTGGTAAAACTAAGCTTGGGAAAGAGCATTGGACTTGTTTTCCCGTTTATCTTTCTTTATCCTTTCTTGGTCTTGTTTAACATGTTCATTGGATACTTCCTCGCAATAGTCTTTGATAGACTTGGGTTAGATCCTGATAATGCCACCGTTCCAACGATAACAACTTTAGCAGATATATTTTCCACACTCTTCACTGTGGGGGTTGCTCATCTGATTGTTTAG
- a CDS encoding potassium channel family protein, protein MKELEEIKDCLIEMKNLSSLMVDLAFSSVMYDSEDIADEVYILEEKMDELTLKVKKLALRAAKYEENPEKLLSIIEMATINEQISDSAYEIADLVLRDVEPHPIIRKIMHDVDEEIGRIKVNKGSILIGQPLKQLKLPTKVGVRLIAIKRGGRYIYNPSKDEKIEEGDILIAVGSGIDRLRELSNEKGEEGEFIEEEE, encoded by the coding sequence ATGAAAGAGCTTGAAGAGATAAAAGATTGTCTCATAGAAATGAAAAACCTTTCTTCTCTTATGGTTGACCTTGCCTTCTCCTCAGTCATGTACGATAGTGAGGACATAGCCGATGAGGTTTATATCCTGGAAGAAAAAATGGATGAGCTCACATTAAAAGTCAAAAAACTTGCTTTGAGGGCTGCCAAGTATGAAGAAAATCCCGAAAAGCTCCTAAGTATAATTGAGATGGCTACAATAAACGAGCAGATAAGCGATTCCGCCTATGAGATAGCAGACCTTGTTCTCAGGGATGTTGAGCCTCACCCCATAATAAGGAAAATAATGCACGATGTTGATGAAGAAATAGGGCGCATAAAGGTTAACAAGGGGTCAATACTAATAGGACAACCCCTCAAACAGCTTAAGCTTCCAACCAAAGTGGGTGTAAGGTTAATAGCGATAAAGAGGGGAGGAAGATATATTTACAACCCCTCCAAGGACGAGAAAATTGAAGAGGGGGACATATTGATAGCCGTAGGCTCTGGAATTGATCGCCTGAGAGAACTCTCCAACGAAAAAGGAGAGGAAGGAGAATTCATAGAAGAGGAGGAATGA
- a CDS encoding nucleotidyltransferase family protein, translating to MQAVILAGGKGTRLLPLTVYRPKPMIPFFNKPMMEYIVNALVNAGVEEIFVLVGYLKERIMEYFGDGSDFGVEIHYSNGENIKLGTAGATKKVVDKIEDTFIVASSDVLTNLNIRALYEYHKKKKALATIALSQVEDPTQYGIAIVDSENRIIRFKEKPKPEEAFSNLVNAGIYVFEPEAFDLVPKGENFDFSLNLFPKMLEENLPLYGFPFKEYWNDVGRPSSYLQATEDVFLGRLRLPQLRTESLKGNLEYGGSLYSGRRCQIRNPSIRGFAVLGDNVKIGRNVKIERSVIFSNVTIEEGAEIYEAIIGENVYIGKGVIIESGSVIGDNSVIEDFTKIGANVKIWTESRIGKESIILPD from the coding sequence ATGCAAGCAGTTATTCTAGCGGGCGGAAAAGGCACAAGATTGCTTCCTCTAACCGTCTACCGCCCCAAACCAATGATTCCATTTTTCAACAAACCCATGATGGAGTACATAGTCAACGCCCTAGTAAACGCTGGAGTGGAAGAGATATTCGTACTCGTTGGATACCTAAAAGAGAGAATCATGGAGTATTTTGGAGACGGAAGTGATTTTGGGGTTGAGATTCACTATTCAAATGGAGAAAACATAAAGCTTGGAACCGCAGGAGCAACAAAAAAGGTTGTGGACAAAATAGAGGACACGTTTATAGTCGCTTCAAGTGATGTTCTCACTAATTTAAACATTAGAGCTCTCTATGAGTACCACAAAAAAAAGAAAGCCCTCGCAACAATAGCCCTCTCGCAGGTTGAAGATCCAACCCAGTATGGGATAGCGATTGTAGATTCAGAGAACAGAATAATAAGGTTCAAGGAAAAACCAAAGCCGGAAGAGGCATTTAGCAACCTTGTAAATGCAGGCATCTACGTCTTCGAACCAGAGGCATTCGATCTAGTACCCAAAGGGGAAAACTTTGATTTCTCACTCAATCTGTTTCCCAAAATGCTCGAAGAGAATTTACCCCTTTATGGTTTTCCGTTTAAAGAATACTGGAACGACGTGGGGAGGCCATCAAGCTACCTTCAAGCAACTGAGGACGTGTTCTTGGGGAGACTGAGACTCCCACAATTAAGAACGGAATCCTTAAAAGGGAACCTAGAATATGGAGGCTCTCTTTACAGCGGAAGGAGATGTCAAATCAGAAACCCAAGCATAAGGGGATTTGCCGTACTGGGAGATAACGTTAAAATAGGCAGAAACGTTAAAATAGAACGGTCGGTAATATTCTCCAATGTGACTATCGAGGAAGGAGCAGAGATCTACGAAGCAATAATTGGAGAGAACGTTTACATCGGAAAGGGTGTAATTATTGAAAGTGGTAGCGTTATCGGAGATAACTCCGTGATTGAGGACTTCACAAAAATTGGTGCAAATGTAAAAATCTGGACTGAGTCAAGAATTGGAAAAGAAAGTATAATACTTCCTGATTGA
- a CDS encoding phosphoenolpyruvate carboxykinase (GTP) — MEPLEYLQNRLDPEQFEKIKVIDNPELHEFLAKYIDLLNPAKVFVCTDSKEDEDYVRRKAIEYGEEKPLAMEGHTVHYDGYYDQARDKARTKILVPKGVEIPFINTMDREEGLKEIHEIMRDIAKGKELFVCFFVLGPKNSIFTIPAVQLTDSAYVAHSEFILYRKGYEEFKRLGRDAKFLKFVHSAGELDERKTSKNIDKRRIYIDLEGETVYSANTQYGGNTIGLKKLAFRLTIRRAVQEGWLSEHMFLMRVNGPNGRKTYFTGAYPSMCGKTSTAMLPWENIVGDDLTFIVDMKGEARGANVEKGVFGIIQGVNQEDDPIIWQVLHSPNEIIFSNVLVKDGKPYWNDMGIPIPDEGENHSGKWWRGKKDAEGNEIPPSHKNARFTVSLEAFPNVDLEALEAPCGVRIGGMIFGGRDADTWPPVREAFDWAHGVITMGAALESETTAATLGKEGVRAFNPMAILDFLSVHIGDYLRNYLEFEKKLRIKPKIFAVNYFLRDKDGRWLNHKLDKAVWLKWMELRVHGDVDAIETPVGYIPKYEDLKRLFKEVLNKDYSREDYEKQFTIRVPEFLAKIERIEKIYKDVGNIPEELFKILEEERQRLLKAKEEYGDYISPFQLEKS; from the coding sequence ATGGAGCCTTTGGAATATCTTCAAAATAGACTTGATCCAGAACAGTTTGAGAAAATTAAGGTAATTGACAATCCTGAACTTCATGAATTTTTGGCAAAGTACATTGATCTTTTGAATCCTGCAAAAGTTTTTGTTTGCACAGACTCGAAGGAAGATGAGGACTATGTAAGGAGAAAGGCAATTGAATACGGGGAGGAGAAGCCCCTCGCGATGGAAGGGCATACCGTCCACTACGATGGCTATTACGATCAAGCTAGAGATAAAGCTAGGACTAAAATCTTGGTTCCTAAGGGGGTGGAGATTCCGTTCATAAATACTATGGACAGGGAAGAAGGGCTTAAGGAGATTCATGAAATCATGAGAGATATTGCAAAAGGTAAGGAGCTGTTTGTATGTTTCTTTGTGCTCGGCCCTAAGAACTCAATCTTCACGATTCCCGCTGTTCAGCTCACCGATTCCGCATATGTTGCTCACAGTGAGTTTATCCTTTACAGAAAAGGTTACGAGGAGTTTAAACGCCTTGGAAGAGATGCAAAGTTTTTGAAGTTTGTCCATTCTGCGGGGGAACTTGACGAAAGAAAGACCAGCAAGAACATAGATAAGAGAAGGATTTACATTGACCTTGAAGGAGAGACTGTCTATTCAGCAAACACACAGTACGGTGGCAATACAATAGGGCTCAAAAAGCTCGCCTTCAGGCTTACGATTAGAAGAGCTGTCCAAGAAGGTTGGCTGAGCGAGCATATGTTTCTTATGCGCGTGAACGGACCTAATGGGAGAAAAACTTATTTCACGGGAGCTTATCCATCTATGTGCGGCAAAACCTCAACAGCAATGCTTCCATGGGAGAACATAGTGGGCGATGACCTCACGTTCATAGTTGACATGAAAGGTGAAGCCAGAGGGGCTAACGTCGAGAAGGGTGTTTTTGGAATAATCCAGGGAGTCAACCAGGAGGATGATCCAATAATATGGCAGGTTCTTCACTCACCGAATGAGATAATCTTCTCGAACGTTCTCGTTAAAGATGGAAAGCCCTACTGGAATGACATGGGCATTCCGATTCCAGACGAAGGCGAGAACCACAGCGGGAAGTGGTGGAGAGGAAAGAAAGATGCCGAGGGTAACGAGATACCACCGAGCCACAAAAATGCTCGCTTCACAGTCAGCCTTGAGGCATTTCCAAACGTTGATTTAGAGGCCCTTGAAGCTCCTTGTGGCGTTAGAATCGGTGGCATGATATTTGGTGGCAGAGATGCAGATACCTGGCCCCCGGTGAGGGAAGCGTTTGACTGGGCACATGGAGTCATTACTATGGGAGCGGCGTTGGAAAGTGAAACAACCGCAGCCACCCTTGGAAAGGAGGGAGTGAGGGCATTCAATCCAATGGCTATTTTGGATTTCCTGAGTGTTCATATTGGGGACTATCTTAGGAACTATCTTGAATTCGAGAAAAAGCTAAGGATAAAGCCGAAAATATTTGCCGTTAACTACTTCCTTAGAGATAAAGACGGCAGATGGCTGAATCATAAGCTCGACAAGGCAGTGTGGCTCAAATGGATGGAGCTTAGGGTTCATGGGGATGTTGATGCGATAGAAACTCCCGTTGGATACATTCCAAAATACGAAGACCTGAAGAGACTCTTTAAGGAAGTCCTCAACAAGGATTACAGCAGAGAAGACTATGAAAAGCAGTTTACCATCAGAGTTCCCGAGTTCCTTGCCAAGATAGAAAGGATTGAAAAGATTTACAAGGATGTTGGCAACATCCCAGAAGAGCTCTTTAAGATTTTAGAGGAAGAAAGACAAAGACTCCTAAAGGCGAAAGAGGAGTATGGAGACTATATATCCCCATTCCAGCTAGAAAAGAGCTAA
- a CDS encoding phosphohexomutase domain-containing protein, which yields MEIYRSEEFNPEELALLGRAIGTVGQGTIVVGRDGRAISRYGKRALVVGIVSTGAATMDVRLIPLIALKDFAHKRGLPLVYVYYHNGVRVEISGFDPDEIKAILESKKFIEAHPNDIGATVYYPNALDDFLQDIFRHYNFKIEGSALVDCMNTPAVLFFPRLNEHFGFEVELLNDMMTSYLPPKPKEVYLQKLKKGDYTFGLRFKPNGYVEFHKGEEEKEFGSMWKLLDYMKKTL from the coding sequence ATGGAGATTTATAGATCCGAGGAATTCAACCCAGAAGAGCTCGCTCTGCTTGGTAGAGCAATAGGAACCGTAGGACAGGGAACTATAGTGGTAGGACGAGACGGAAGGGCAATTTCAAGGTATGGAAAGAGGGCACTCGTAGTGGGAATCGTAAGCACCGGGGCAGCAACTATGGATGTTAGACTTATTCCGCTAATAGCACTCAAAGATTTTGCCCATAAGAGGGGCCTACCCCTAGTATATGTTTACTATCACAATGGGGTAAGGGTGGAGATTAGTGGCTTTGACCCCGATGAAATAAAGGCCATACTGGAGAGTAAGAAGTTTATAGAGGCACATCCCAACGATATAGGAGCTACTGTTTATTATCCCAACGCCCTAGACGACTTTCTGCAGGATATTTTCAGGCACTATAACTTCAAGATAGAGGGAAGCGCATTAGTGGATTGCATGAATACTCCAGCAGTACTCTTCTTCCCCAGATTAAATGAACACTTTGGGTTTGAAGTGGAGCTTCTCAACGATATGATGACCAGCTATTTGCCTCCAAAACCTAAGGAGGTTTACCTTCAAAAGCTCAAAAAAGGAGATTACACCTTTGGACTTCGCTTTAAGCCAAATGGATATGTAGAATTCCACAAAGGAGAAGAAGAAAAAGAGTTTGGTAGCATGTGGAAGCTCTTAGATTATATGAAGAAGACCCTCTGA
- a CDS encoding potassium channel family protein — MEEFEEFEYQPKSVKEIFIEMKNIVELMVDLAYTAILFGDKEIAEEVLDLEERMDLLNYHLMTHAVLAARNPKEAEQITSVLQMANSIEDISNAAGDLAKMVLEGVELHPVITEAIMESEEVIAKVPVSADSVIVGKTLGELDLATNTGVWIIAVKRGKRWIFAPDKDFKIKPGDILIGRGTHTSVEHLKEIARGIIRVVGDERA, encoded by the coding sequence ATGGAAGAGTTTGAGGAGTTTGAGTATCAGCCTAAGAGCGTTAAAGAAATTTTCATTGAGATGAAAAACATCGTCGAGCTCATGGTTGATCTTGCTTACACAGCAATCCTCTTCGGGGATAAAGAGATAGCCGAGGAAGTGCTCGATCTCGAGGAGAGAATGGATCTCCTTAACTACCACCTTATGACACACGCTGTTTTGGCAGCAAGAAATCCAAAGGAGGCGGAGCAGATAACTTCTGTTCTGCAGATGGCAAATTCAATAGAGGACATCTCAAACGCCGCTGGAGACCTTGCAAAGATGGTTCTTGAAGGAGTTGAACTTCATCCAGTTATTACAGAGGCAATTATGGAAAGCGAGGAAGTAATAGCAAAGGTTCCAGTCTCTGCAGATTCTGTCATCGTAGGAAAAACACTTGGGGAGCTTGATCTTGCCACAAACACTGGGGTTTGGATAATAGCGGTGAAAAGGGGTAAAAGGTGGATTTTTGCCCCGGATAAGGACTTCAAGATAAAGCCGGGAGATATTTTGATAGGAAGGGGAACTCACACCTCTGTTGAACACCTTAAAGAGATTGCGAGAGGAATTATCAGGGTGGTTGGTGATGAAAGAGCTTGA
- the tmk gene encoding dTMP kinase, with amino-acid sequence MGMFIVLEGIDGAGKSTQAKMLAKWFENKGYEVVLTKEPTDTAFGKLIRRLVLTGGKEGIIDGARISKEAEALLFAADRAEHVKKLIEPSLKAGKVVISDRYFYSSLAYQWARGLDLEWLINLNAFAPRADLVILLDLPVKESIKRINGRSIRSEFDKIVELQKKVRENYLKLAEKFEEIRIINALAPVEDIHNDIVALVEHELLEKRE; translated from the coding sequence ATGGGCATGTTCATCGTCTTAGAAGGAATTGACGGAGCAGGAAAATCAACTCAAGCTAAAATGCTTGCGAAGTGGTTTGAAAATAAGGGATACGAAGTCGTTCTCACCAAAGAACCTACAGACACTGCTTTTGGAAAGCTAATAAGGAGACTCGTACTGACGGGAGGAAAAGAGGGAATAATCGATGGTGCGCGGATAAGCAAAGAAGCGGAGGCACTACTTTTTGCCGCAGATAGAGCCGAGCACGTTAAAAAACTCATAGAGCCTTCTCTAAAAGCCGGAAAAGTGGTTATATCGGATAGGTATTTCTACTCCTCCCTAGCTTACCAGTGGGCAAGGGGGCTTGACTTGGAGTGGCTTATCAACTTGAATGCCTTTGCTCCAAGGGCTGACCTCGTAATCCTTCTCGACTTGCCAGTTAAGGAGAGCATAAAACGCATAAACGGTAGGAGCATCAGGTCAGAGTTTGATAAGATCGTGGAGCTCCAGAAAAAGGTGAGGGAAAACTACCTAAAGCTTGCCGAGAAGTTTGAGGAGATAAGGATTATAAACGCCCTAGCCCCTGTTGAGGATATTCACAACGATATAGTGGCTCTGGTTGAGCATGAACTCCTTGAAAAAAGAGAGTAG